DNA from Malus sylvestris chromosome 11, drMalSylv7.2, whole genome shotgun sequence:
AAAGAAATCTAGGTAAAAACATGATATCTTTATAGACATTGAAATCAAGACAGCCACAAATTGTCATACACTCCATAAGTATCCCACATCAGAGAGTTTTTTTAAACTTAGAAGACACCGTAAACACGATTCGCATAGCAGACTAGCTTATAGATGATATAATATTCAGATAACAAAGTTCTCAACTGAGGGTTCAGAGAGACTCATTCTGCAGAGAACGAAGTTACTGCAACGGCTCAGAAACCGTGAATTTTGATATTATCTTTCTTCACAATCCCAGCCtgtagaaaacaaaaatgtgcATCAGGTCCAGACTCCTCCAAATTGTGCATTATAAGACCCTCTAATGGAATCATCAAGGCAGCAACTTTGACAATTTTAAAATACGACATACAGAACATTTAACATCATCAAACCATTATGTGGTGGAGTGCGTAAATACCTGGACTAGAAACGAAGATACATTCTTACGCTGATCACCTTGAAGTTGAATGACCTGCAGACCAACAGCAAGACGACATTTAGGGGGTGTGTATTGGAAACTAAATTATAGATTTTACCGTTAAGCACGCACCTGCCCTAGTTCTGGGTCCTGGACAACAGTACCATTGCAGCAAAACTCCTTCTTAAGGTCTTTGAGTATCTTGTTGTAACTGAACTCTTTCTTCAGTCCCTGCACAGTAGTCAGGCTTTTCCTGCCATTGCGTTGCTGTACACGGATGTGCACATACTCTTTTGTCCCAGCACCAGAGTCCTCAGCAGTTGCCTCGGCAAAGGGATCTGAACCCAAGAAATAGAAATTCCATTAGATAAATGGAGGGACGCATAAGAAAGGATGAGAGACAAACAAGGTAACAATAAATGCTCATATCTCATGAAAAATATAAAGCACTAATCTAGTATCCAAATAGTGAAAACGTCATCTACGTGAGATTTTTTCCATGGCCACTACCAAATTTTCTACACGCTCGTTTCGCACTCTGAAGGCTCATTGAATCAGAATTTTTTCGTTTCCAACTATGAACGTGCACggaaatcatcaacaatcaaGAGAACTGTGAGAGAAAAATAAAGGGGGTAGCCTTCTATGAGAGTATAACTCCTTAAAAATAGATTGATTCGTATCATTGTTCTCTCACGTACCAAGCCGTGAAATTGTTTAGTTTTTGGGCATAATTCAGATTCATAAAAGGGTATGCTCTCTCACTTGATGTATAATGATAAGGCAAGTGTCATCCAACTAGAGTCACATGATCACATCTATATACCTTGGAGTAAAAGTCCAATAAATTAAAATGGAGTAGCCTACCATCACTTTTCATAAGTTCTAGGAAAAGCGATGTATCCAAGTGAATGTGGGATTTGATGCACTCGTCTCTGCTGTGattaaaacatataaaaatgaaaatgacagACTAACAGAGAAGAGGCTAAGAAGCAACAGTAAACAATAACTTCTATGCCTACAGTTCAAATCCCCACACTCACAACCTTATATTTTCACCAGTAGATATGCATATTGCTCCAGGTCGTTAAATCAGATCTTATAGATCATGTTCCTAACACCTGAACTAACGACTTCAGATTCATATGAATTATAGCAAAGCCAAACCTAACCAAAACATTTAGGTTGTCAATAACGCCCAGATAAGCAGTTTAGCTTGGTGAGTAGATCAGGTTGGTCAGGTTGCTGAAGAAACAACTACACACCAATTCTCAAACTGCACAACTACTAAATTACAACAGTACTGTATCGATGACTGAAAATGATCTCTCGAGCATCTAGGTACCCAggttttcaattaaaaaacttATCCAATTGAATTCAATTAAAAATATGATCTCTCGGGCATCTAGGTACACATGCATGCATTCAAGCGCACAAACACACTCAAATGAGTTATGAATTAACAGAAAACATACCAAAGGCAGTGGGAAGCTGTACGTCGATGTCAG
Protein-coding regions in this window:
- the LOC126589532 gene encoding protein translation factor SUI1 homolog 2-like — encoded protein: MSDIDVQLPTAFDPFAEATAEDSGAGTKEYVHIRVQQRNGRKSLTTVQGLKKEFSYNKILKDLKKEFCCNGTVVQDPELGQVIQLQGDQRKNVSSFLVQAGIVKKDNIKIHGF